In one window of Rhinopithecus roxellana isolate Shanxi Qingling chromosome 15, ASM756505v1, whole genome shotgun sequence DNA:
- the FLRT1 gene encoding leucine-rich repeat transmembrane protein FLRT1, protein MVVAHPTATTTTTATVTATVVMTTATMDLRDWLFLCYGLIAFLTEVIDSTTCPSVCRCDNGFIYCNDRGLTSIPADIPDDATTLYLQNNQINNAGIPQNLKTKVNVQVIYLYENDLDEFPINLPRSLRELHLQDNNVRTIARDSLARIPLLEKLHLDDNSVSTVSIEEDAFADSKQLKLLFLSRNHLSSIPSGLPHTLEELRLDDNRISTIPLHAFKGLNSLRRLVLDGNLLANQRIADDTFSRLQNLTELSLVRNSLAAPPLNLPSAHLQKLYLQDNAISHIPYNTLAKMRELERLDLSNNNLTTLPRGLFDDLGNLAQLLLRNNPWFCGCNLMWLRDWVKARAAVVNVRGLMCQGPEKVRGMAIKDITSEMDECFETGSQGGVANAAAKTTASNHASATTPQGSLFTLKAKRPGLRIPDSNIDYPMATGDGAKTLAIHVKALTADSIRITWKATLPASSFRLSWLRLGHSPAVGSITETLVQGDKTEYLLTALEPKSTYIICMVTMETSNAYVADETPVCAKAETADSYSPTTTLNQEQNTGPMAGLPLAGIIGGAMALVFLFLVLGAICWYVHQAGELLTRERAYNRGSRKKDDYMESGTKKDNSILEIRGPGLQMLPINPYRAKEEYVVHTIFPSNGSSLCKATHTIGYGTTRGYRDGGIPDIDYSYT, encoded by the coding sequence ATGGTGGTGGCACACCCCACCGCCACCACCACGACCACTGCCACTGTCACGGCCACCGTCGTGATGACCACAGCCACCATGGACCTGCGGGACTGGCTGTTCCTCTGCTACGGGCTCATCGCCTTCCTGACGGAGGTCATCGACAGTACCACCTGCCCCTCGGTGTGCCGCTGTGACAACGGCTTCATCTACTGCAACGACCGGGGACTCACCTCCATCCCCGCAGACATCCCTGATGACGCCACCACCCTCTACCTGCAGAACAACCAGATCAACAATGCCGGCATCCCGCAGAACCTCAAGACCAAGGTCAACGTGCAGGTCATCTACCTGTACGAGAATGACCTGGACGAGTTCCCCATCAACCTGCCCCGCTCCCTCCGGGAGCTGCACCTGCAGGACAACAACGTGCGCACCATTGCCAGGGACTCGCTGGCCCGCATCCCACTGCTGGAGAAGCTGCACCTGGATGACAACTCTGTGTCCACCGTCAGCATTGAGGAGGACGCCTTCGCCGACAGCAAACAGCTCAAGCTGCTCTTCCTGAGCCGGAACCACCTGAGCAGCATCCCCTCGGGGCTGCCACACACGCTGGAGGAGCTGCGACTGGACGACAACCGCATCTCCACGATCCCGCTGCATGCTTTCAAGGGCCTCAACAGCCTGCGGCGCCTGGTGCTGGACGGTAACTTGCTGGCCAACCAGCGCATCGCGGACGATACCTTCAGCCGCCTACAGAACCTCACAGAGCTCTCGCTGGTGCGCAACTCACTGGCCGCACCACCCCTCAACCTGCCTAGCGCCCACCTGCAGAAGCTCTACCTGCAGGACAACGCCATCAGCCACATCCCCTACAACACGCTGGCCAAGATGCGTGAACTGGAGCGGCTGGACCTGTCCAACAACAACCTGACCACGCTGCCCCGTGGCCTGTTCGACGACCTGGGGAACCTGGCCCAGCTGCTGCTCAGAAACAACCCCTGGTTCTGTGGCTGCAACCTCATGTGGCTGCGGGACTGGGTGAAGGCACGGGCGGCCGTGGTCAACGTGCGGGGCCTCATGTGCCAGGGTCCTGAGAAGGTCCGGGGCATGGCCATCAAGGACATCACTAGCGAGATGGACGAGTGTTTTGAGACGGGGTCGCAGGGTGGCGTGGCCAACGCGGCCGCCAAGACCACGGCCAGCAACCATGcctccgccaccacgccccaggGTTCCCTGTTTACCCTCAAGGCCAAAAGGCCGGGGCTGCGCATCCCCGACTCCAACATTGACTACCCCATGGCCACGGGTGATGGCGCCAAGACCCTGGCCATCCACGTGAAGGCCCTGACAGCAGACTCCATCCGCATCACGTGGAAGGCCACGCTCCCCGCCTCCTCCTTCCGGCTCAGCTGGCTGCGCCTGGGCCACAGCCCGGCCGTGGGCTCCATCACAGAGACCTTGGTGCAGGGGGACAAGACAGAGTACCTGCTGACGGCCCTGGAGCCCAAGTCCACCTACATTATCTGCATGGTCACCATGGAGACCAGTAATGCCTATGTAGCTGACGAGACACCCGTGTGTGCCAAGGCAGAGACAGCCGACAGCTACAGCCCTACCACCACGCTCAACCAGGAGCAGAACACCGGCCCCATGGCGGGCCTGCCCCTGGCGGGCATCATCGGTGGGGCCATGGCTCTGGTCTTCCTCTTCCTGGTCCTGGGGGCCATCTGCTGGTACGTGCACCAAGCTGGCGAACTGCTGACCCGGGAGAGGGCCTACAACCGGGGCAGCAGGAAAAAGGATGACTATATGGAGTCGGGGACCAAGAAGGACAACTCCATCCTGGAAATCCGTGGGCCCGGCCTGCAGATGCTGCCCATCAACCCGTACCGCGCCAAAGAAGAGTACGTGGTCCACACCATCTTCCCCTCCAACGGCAGCAGCCTCTGCAAGGCCACGCACACCATTGGCTACGGCACCACGCGGGGCTACCGGGACGGCGGCATCCCCGACATAGACTACTCCTACACATGA